Sequence from the Pseudomonas frederiksbergensis genome:
TGACGCTGCGTTTTTCATTGCCCAGCGTATCCGCTCCAACGTCCGTGAGCTCGAAGGTGCCCTCAAGCGGGTTATCGCGCACTCGCACTTCATGGGCCGCGATATCACCATCGAGTTGATTCGCGAATCCTTGAAGGACCTGTTGGCGCTCCAGGACAAATTGGTTTCTGTGGATAACATCCAGCGAACGGTTGCCGAATACTACAAAATCAAGATCTCCGACCTGCTGTCCAAACGCCGTTCGCGTTCGGTGGCTCGTCCGCGCCAGGTGGCCATGGCCCTGTCCAAGGAACTGACCAACCACAGCCTGCCGGAAATCGGCGATGTGTTTGGCGGACGCGACCACACCACCGTGTTGCACGCCTGCCGCAAGATCAACGAACTTAAGGAATCCGACGCGGACATCCGCGAGGACTACAAGAACCTGCTGCGTACACTGACCACTTGATGACCACCAGCGCAGCTTATTAAGGCAAGGGACTAGACCATGCATTTCACCATTCAACGCGAAGCCCTGTTGAAACCCCTGCAACTGGTCGCAGGCGTCGTCGAACGCCGCCAGACCTTGCCGGTACTTTCCAACGTGCTGCTGGTTGTCGAAGGCCAGCAACTGTCGCTGACCGGTACCGACCTGGAAGTCGAGCTGGTCGGTCGTGTGCAGCTTGAAGAACCGGCCGATCCGGGCTCCATCACCGTGCCGGCGCGCAAGCTGATGGACATCTGCAAGAGCCTGCCTAACGATGCGCTGATCGACATCAAGGTTGATGAGCAGAAGCTCGTGGTCAAGGCTGGTCGCAGCCGCTTCACCCTGTCCACGTTGCCAGCCAACGACTTCCCGACTGTGGAAGAAGGTCCAGGCTCGCTGACCTGCAGCCTGGAGCAGAGCAAGCTGCGTCGCCTGATCGAACGCACCAGTTTCGCCATGGCTCAGCAGGACGTGCGCTATTACCTCAACGGCATGCTTCTGGAAGTGTCTGCCGGGGTCATCCGCGCTGTCGCCACTGACGGGCATCGCCTGGCCATGTGCTCGATGCAGGCCGATATCGGTCAGCCGGATCGCCACCAAGTGATCGTGCCGCGTAAAGGCATCCTGGAATTGGCCCGCCTGCTGACCGAACCGGACGGCAACGTCAGCATCGTGCTGGGCCAGCACCACATCCGCGCCACCACCGGTGAATTCACCTTCACGTCGAAACTGGTGGACGGCAAGTTCCCTGACTACGAGCGCGTGTTGCCAAAAGGTGGCGACAAGCTGGTACTGGGCGATCGCCAGGCGTTGCGCGAAGCCTTCAGCCGTACCGCAATCCTGTCCAACGAAAAGTACCGCGGCATCCGTCTGCAACTGGCCAACGGTCAGCTGAAAATTCAGGCGAACAACCCGGAGCAGGAAGAAGCCGAAGAAGAAGTCGGCGTCGAGTACAACGGTGGCTCCCTGGAAATCGGCTTTAACGTCAGCTATCTGCTCGACGTGCTGGGCGTGATGACCACCGAGCAAGTGCGTCTGATCCTGTCCGACTCCAACAGCAGTGCCCTGGTGCAAGAGTCCGACAACGACGATTCGGCTTACGTTGTCATGCCGATGCGTCTGTAACCAGAACCAGCTAGATGTCCTTAAGTCGCGTCTCGGTCACCGCGGTGCGCAATCTGCACCCGGTGACCTTCTCCCCCTCCCCCCGCATCAATATCCTTTACGGCGCCAACGGCAGTGGCAAAACCAGCGTCCTGGAAGCTGTGCACCTGCTTGGGCTTGCGCGTTCGTTTCGCAGCACCCGCCTCTTACCGGTCATCCAGTACGACCAATTGGCGTGCACAGTGTTCGGGCAGGTGGAATTGGCGGAAGGCGGACATAGCGCCGTGGGAATTTCGCGGGACCGGCAAGGCGAGTTCCAGATTCGCATCGATGGGCAGAACGCCCGAAGTGCTGCGCAGCTGGCCGAGATCCTGCCGTTGCAGTTGATCAACCCGGACAGCTTCCGCCTGTTGGAGGGCGCACCGAAGATTCGCCGGCAATTCCTCGACTGGGGCGTGTTCCACGTGGAACCGCGTTTCATGACGACTTGGCAACGCCTGCAGAAGGCGCTGCGCCAGCGAAACTCTTGGCTGCGACATGGTACACTTGACGCCGTTTCACAAGCGGTTTGGGACAGGGAACTGTGCCAGGCCAGCGCTGAAATCGATGAATACCGCCGCGCTTACATCAAAGCCTTGAAACCGGTCTTCGAGCAGACCTTGAGCGAACTGGTTGAGCTTGAGGGCCTGACACTCAGCTATTACCGAGGCTGGGACAAGGACCGGGAATTGAGTGCCGTGCTGGCTGGGTCGCTTCAGCGAGACCAGCAGATGGGCCATACCCAGGCTGGACCACAACGCGCTGACTTGCGTCTCAGATTGGGCGCACACAATGCCGCGGACATTTTGTCCCGGGGGCAGCAAAAGCTAGTGGTGTGTGCCTTGCGTATTGCCCAGGGGCATCTGGTCAGCCAGGCCCGTCGCGGTCAGTGTATTTATCTGGTGGATGACTTGCCGTCCGAGCTGGACGAAGCCCACCGCCGAGCGTTATGCCGCTTGCTGGAAGACTTACGCTGCCAGGTGTTCATTACCTGTGTAGACCACGAATTATTGAGGGAAGGCTGGCAGACGGAAACGCCAGTCGCTCTGTTCCACGTGGAACAGGGCCGTATCACCCAGACCCACGACCATCGGGAGTGAAGGCATTGAGCGAAGAAAATACGTACGACTCAACGAGCATTAAAGTGCTTAAAGGCCTGGATGCCGTACGCAAACGTCCCGGTATGTACATTGGTGACACCGACGATGGTAGCGGCCTGCATCACATGGTGTTCGAGGTGGTCGACAACTCCATCGACGAAGCCCTCGCCGGTTATTGCGACGATATCAGCATCATCATTCACCCGGACGAATCCATCACCGTTCGCGACAACGGTCGTGGCATCCCGGTAGACGTGCATAAAGAGGAAGGTGTTTCCGCCGCCGAGGTCATCATGACCGTCCTCCACGCTGGCGGTAAGTTCGACGACAACTCCTACAAGGTCTCCGGCGGTCTGCACGGCGTAGGTGTATCGGTGGTAAACGCGCTGTCCGAAGAGCTGGTACTGACCGTTCGCCGCAGCGGCAAGATCTGGGAACAGACCTATGTCCATGGCGTGCCTCAGGCACCGATGGCGATCGTTGGCGACAGCGAGACCACTGGCACCCAGATCCATTTCAAGGCTTCGAGCGAAACCTTCAAGAATATCCACTTCAGCTGGGACATCCTGGCCAAGCGGATTCGTGAACTGTCCTTCCTGAACTCCGGCGTTGGCATCGTCCTCAAGGACGAGCGCAGCGGCAAGGAAGAGCTGTTCAAGTACGAAGGTGGCCTGCGTGCGTTCGTTGAGTACCTGAACACCAACAAGACTGCGGTCAACCAGGTGTTCCACTTCAACGTTCAGCGTGATGACGGTATCGGCGTGGAAATCGCCCTGCAGTGGAACGACAGCTTCAACGAGAACCTGTTGTGCTTCACCAACAACATTCCACAGCGCGATGGCGGTACTCACCTGGTGGGTTTCCGTTCCGCGCTGACTCGTAACCTGAACAACTACATCGAACAGGAAGGCCTGGCGAAGAAGCATAAAGTCGCCACCACCGGTGACGATGCCCGTGAGGGCTTGACCGCGATCATTTCGGTAAAGGTCCCGGATCCGAAGTTCAGTTCCCAGACCAAGGACAAGCTGGTGTCTTCCGAAGTGAAGACCGCCGTGGAACAGGAAATGGGCAAGTAT
This genomic interval carries:
- the dnaN gene encoding DNA polymerase III subunit beta, which gives rise to MHFTIQREALLKPLQLVAGVVERRQTLPVLSNVLLVVEGQQLSLTGTDLEVELVGRVQLEEPADPGSITVPARKLMDICKSLPNDALIDIKVDEQKLVVKAGRSRFTLSTLPANDFPTVEEGPGSLTCSLEQSKLRRLIERTSFAMAQQDVRYYLNGMLLEVSAGVIRAVATDGHRLAMCSMQADIGQPDRHQVIVPRKGILELARLLTEPDGNVSIVLGQHHIRATTGEFTFTSKLVDGKFPDYERVLPKGGDKLVLGDRQALREAFSRTAILSNEKYRGIRLQLANGQLKIQANNPEQEEAEEEVGVEYNGGSLEIGFNVSYLLDVLGVMTTEQVRLILSDSNSSALVQESDNDDSAYVVMPMRL
- the recF gene encoding DNA replication/repair protein RecF (All proteins in this family for which functions are known are DNA-binding proteins that assist the filamentation of RecA onto DNA for the initiation of recombination or recombinational repair.), which codes for MSLSRVSVTAVRNLHPVTFSPSPRINILYGANGSGKTSVLEAVHLLGLARSFRSTRLLPVIQYDQLACTVFGQVELAEGGHSAVGISRDRQGEFQIRIDGQNARSAAQLAEILPLQLINPDSFRLLEGAPKIRRQFLDWGVFHVEPRFMTTWQRLQKALRQRNSWLRHGTLDAVSQAVWDRELCQASAEIDEYRRAYIKALKPVFEQTLSELVELEGLTLSYYRGWDKDRELSAVLAGSLQRDQQMGHTQAGPQRADLRLRLGAHNAADILSRGQQKLVVCALRIAQGHLVSQARRGQCIYLVDDLPSELDEAHRRALCRLLEDLRCQVFITCVDHELLREGWQTETPVALFHVEQGRITQTHDHRE